From a single Pseudalkalibacillus hwajinpoensis genomic region:
- the icd gene encoding NADP-dependent isocitrate dehydrogenase, whose protein sequence is MANGEKITVNNGVLNVPDHAIIPFIEGDGTGPDIWAAASKVLEGAVDKAYGGKKKIVWKEVYAGQKAFDKTGEWLPADTLDAIREYIIAIKGPLTTPVGGGIRSLNVALRQELDLFTCLRPVRYFKGVPSPVKRPEDTDMVIFRENTEDIYAGIEFQKGTDEVKKIISFLQNEMGAKNIRFPETSGIGIKPVSEEGTKRLVRAAIQYALDEGRKNVTLVHKGNIMKFTEGAFKNWGYEVAEQEFGDKVFTWSEYDRIVEEKGKDAANDAQSKAEGEGKLIVKDAIADIFLQQILTRPAEFDVVATMNLNGDYVSDALAAQVGGIGIAPGANINYETGHAIFEATHGTAPKYAGLDKVNPSSVILSGVLMLEHIGWNEAAKLVLDSMEKTIANKVVTYDFARLMDGATEVKTSEFGDELINNMD, encoded by the coding sequence ATGGCAAATGGAGAGAAGATTACTGTAAATAATGGTGTACTAAACGTTCCAGATCATGCAATTATTCCATTTATTGAAGGAGATGGCACTGGTCCTGATATTTGGGCAGCAGCATCTAAAGTTCTTGAAGGTGCAGTAGATAAAGCATACGGCGGAAAGAAAAAGATCGTTTGGAAGGAAGTATATGCTGGTCAGAAAGCATTTGATAAGACAGGTGAATGGCTACCTGCTGATACTCTTGATGCGATCCGTGAATACATAATTGCGATTAAGGGTCCGCTTACTACTCCTGTTGGAGGAGGTATTCGTTCTCTTAACGTGGCACTTCGTCAAGAATTGGATTTGTTTACATGCCTGCGCCCAGTGCGTTATTTTAAAGGCGTTCCTTCACCAGTAAAGCGTCCTGAAGATACTGATATGGTTATTTTCCGTGAGAACACTGAAGATATCTATGCAGGGATCGAATTCCAAAAAGGAACAGATGAAGTTAAGAAAATCATTTCTTTCCTTCAAAATGAAATGGGTGCAAAAAATATTCGCTTCCCGGAAACATCTGGAATTGGGATAAAACCTGTTTCTGAAGAGGGGACAAAACGTCTTGTTCGTGCAGCTATTCAGTATGCACTGGATGAAGGTCGCAAAAATGTTACGCTTGTTCATAAAGGAAACATTATGAAATTTACAGAAGGCGCATTTAAAAATTGGGGCTATGAAGTTGCTGAGCAAGAATTTGGTGATAAAGTATTTACATGGTCAGAATACGACCGTATCGTTGAAGAAAAAGGAAAAGATGCTGCGAATGATGCACAATCAAAAGCAGAAGGTGAAGGAAAGCTTATCGTAAAAGATGCGATTGCTGATATCTTCTTACAGCAGATTCTTACTCGTCCTGCAGAGTTTGATGTTGTCGCAACCATGAACTTAAATGGTGACTACGTTTCTGATGCTCTTGCAGCACAGGTAGGCGGAATTGGGATTGCTCCAGGTGCGAACATCAACTATGAAACTGGACATGCTATATTCGAAGCAACTCACGGTACTGCTCCGAAATATGCTGGTCTCGACAAAGTAAACCCTTCATCTGTTATTCTTTCTGGAGTTCTAATGCTTGAGCATATTGGCTGGAATGAGGCTGCAAAGCTTGTCCTTGATTCAATGGAGAAAACCATTGCCAATAAGGTCGTAACTTATGATTTCGCCCGTCTGATGGACGGTGCAACCGAAGTGAAAACTTCTGAGTTTGGTGACGAACTAATAAACAACATGGATTAA
- the mdh gene encoding malate dehydrogenase — protein MTMKRKKVSVIGAGFTGATTAFLLAQKELADVVLVDIPNQEGPTKGKALDMFEASPVQGFDSKITGTSNYEDTAGSDIVVITAGIARKPGMSRDDLVNTNAKIMKSVTQEIVKYSPETIIVVLTNPVDAMTYTVYKESGLSKNRVIGQSGILDSARFRSFIAEELNLSVKDITGFVLGGHGDDMVPLVRYSFAGGIPLQSLISEERLGEIVERTRKGGGEIVSLLGNGSAYYAPAASLVEMAEAILKDQRRVLPTIAYLEGEYGYDGLYLGVPTILGGSGIEDIIELDLTDDEKKELDKSADSVRKVLTVLS, from the coding sequence ATGACAATGAAACGTAAAAAGGTTTCTGTAATCGGTGCAGGATTTACTGGTGCAACAACAGCTTTTCTACTTGCTCAAAAAGAACTAGCTGATGTCGTACTTGTTGACATTCCAAATCAAGAAGGTCCTACTAAAGGAAAGGCGCTTGATATGTTTGAAGCAAGTCCAGTGCAAGGTTTCGATTCTAAAATTACAGGTACCTCTAACTATGAGGATACTGCTGGTTCTGATATCGTCGTCATTACTGCAGGGATAGCTAGAAAACCCGGAATGAGTCGTGATGATCTTGTAAATACTAACGCCAAGATCATGAAAAGCGTCACGCAGGAGATTGTGAAATATTCTCCTGAAACGATTATTGTTGTATTAACTAATCCGGTTGATGCAATGACCTACACTGTTTATAAAGAATCTGGTCTTTCTAAAAACCGTGTGATCGGTCAATCAGGAATTCTTGATTCTGCACGTTTCCGTTCGTTCATTGCTGAGGAACTAAACCTATCCGTTAAAGATATTACTGGCTTTGTTCTAGGCGGTCACGGTGACGACATGGTACCACTTGTACGCTATTCATTTGCAGGCGGCATTCCACTTCAAAGCTTGATATCTGAAGAGCGTCTGGGTGAAATTGTTGAACGTACACGTAAGGGTGGAGGAGAAATTGTTAGTCTTTTAGGAAATGGTAGTGCCTACTATGCACCTGCTGCTTCTCTAGTAGAAATGGCTGAAGCGATTCTTAAAGATCAGCGTCGTGTTCTTCCAACAATTGCCTACTTAGAAGGCGAGTATGGCTATGATGGATTGTACCTTGGAGTTCCGACGATTCTTGGTGGCAGTGGAATTGAAGACATTATCGAGTTGGATCTAACAGATGATGAAAAGAAAGAACTAGACAAATCAGCTGATTCAGTACGTAAAGTATTGACTGTATTAAGTTAA